The sequence CGCTGCCGAAGGCGAAGGCCGCCGTCGGGATGCCGATCGAGATCACGTTCCCGTTGATGGCGTAGTGCGCCGGGTGGATGCGGCCGCCGTAGTGGGACGCGATGCCGAAGCCGCCGTGCGTGCCGACCTGGATGAAGTTCTGGTCGACGGTGGCGTTGGCCGAGTCGGACAGGAAGATCGCCGAGTACTGGCCCCGGGTGTCGAACTGGCGGTTCATCGCCAGGTCGGTGTCGCCGTTGCGGCGGAACGTGTTCTTGGTGATCTCGATGCCGCCGTCGTTCGCCTCGTACCAGACGCCGGCGGCGAGGTTGTCCTCGAACAGGCTGCCCGTGACCTTGATGTTCTTGTTCCCGGTGTCGAACCAGGTGCCGGCGCCGTACGAGTCGTGAATCCAGTCCCCGCTCAGGCTGACGTTGGACCGGCCAGACAGCTTGACCCCGCCGGCCTCGTCCCAGTACGAGTAGCGCTCGACGTTTGACCAGCCGATCTCGGTGTTGGTGATCTGGATGTTGTTGCCGTTCGGCGCCGCATCGAGATGCGGGTCGCCGCCGATGCCGAGGTCGCCGTTGAGCAGTACCTGCATCGAGCCGGAGCGGCCCTGCTGGTCGGACGCCTGGTCGCCGCTGCCGGAGTAGGACCCGGTGGTCGGCGCGATCGTCCCGACGATGGTGTTGTCGATCTCGGTGTTGATGCCGCGGCCATGGTGGCCGAGCACCAGGCAGTCCTTGATCGTCCAGCCGGTCTTCATCTCGATCCCGGCCTCGTTGAAGCCGGTCGCGGTCTTCTCGACGGTGAGGTTCACCAGGTTGACGTTGGTGGCGGTGCCGTTGGTGTCGCCGACGCCGACCCGGCGGACGGCCAGCTCGAAGCGGTGTCCGGCCGGGTCGTCCGCGATGTACACCCGGTGGCTGTCGTAGTCGATCCAG is a genomic window of Pseudofrankia inefficax containing:
- a CDS encoding right-handed parallel beta-helix repeat-containing protein, with the translated sequence MGAPADTTTTTWGFPARRRPRALAALTAGLAAAAVLLAACGGGHGTPAAPGTLEQGVPTAAPTGNLATYPAPDTPYVVGAGQRYTSIQKAVDAAPEGATIYIKNGTYRESVIPKSGQTLQGESRDGTRIDGANAVTASSWHRDGRLWYFTDPWPLRGKVAALWDGVTPDIDALDTDLLHRDDVPLLHKAQRGQVGSGDFWIDYDSHRVYIADDPAGHRFELAVRRVGVGDTNGTATNVNLVNLTVEKTATGFNEAGIEMKTGWTIKDCLVLGHHGRGINTEIDNTIVGTIAPTTGSYSGSGDQASDQQGRSGSMQVLLNGDLGIGGDPHLDAAPNGNNIQITNTEIGWSNVERYSYWDEAGGVKLSGRSNVSLSGDWIHDSYGAGTWFDTGNKNIKVTGSLFEDNLAAGVWYEANDGGIEITKNTFRRNGDTDLAMNRQFDTRGQYSAIFLSDSANATVDQNFIQVGTHGGFGIASHYGGRIHPAHYAINGNVISIGIPTAAFAFGSDGTDIVFTDNSVLTWGQVTPTSNLFSLGAGSFTAWQASGRDTHGIIAAVAVPPAS